The following proteins are encoded in a genomic region of Mustela erminea isolate mMusErm1 chromosome 3, mMusErm1.Pri, whole genome shotgun sequence:
- the LOC116586275 gene encoding small EDRK-rich factor 1 translates to MARGNQRELARQKNMKKSQEISKGKRKEDSLTTSQRKQRDSEIMQQKQKAANEKKSMQTREK, encoded by the exons ATGGCCC GAGGAAATCAGCGAGAACTTGCCCGCcagaaaaacatgaagaaatccCAGGAAATtagcaagggaaaaagaaaagaggatagCTTGACCACCTCTCAGAGAAAGCAGAG GGACTCTGAGATAATGCAACAAAAGCAGAAGGCAGCTAATGAGAAGAAGTCTATGcagacaagagaaaaatga